In Chanodichthys erythropterus isolate Z2021 chromosome 9, ASM2448905v1, whole genome shotgun sequence, a genomic segment contains:
- the gabrd gene encoding gamma-aminobutyric acid receptor subunit delta, with protein sequence MDGLSFSVTIFWFVFIGGNRMSRAMLSDIGDYVGTDIEISWLPNLDDLMKGYARNFRPGIGGPPVNVSMAIEVASIDHISEANMEYTMTVFLRQSWRDDRLSYNHTNKTLGLDSRFVDKLWVPDTFIVNAKSAWFHDVTVENKLIRLQPDGVILYSSRITSTVACDMDLTKYPMDEQECMLDLESYGYSSEDIVYHWSESQKIIHGLDKLELSQFTITDYRFVTELLNFKSAGRFPRLSLRFQLRRNRGVYIIQSYMPSILLVAMSWVSFWISQSAVPARVSLGITTVLTMTTLMVSARSSLPRASAIKALDVYFWICYVFVFAALIEYAFAHYNADYSKKEKAKVKTNKNTETMVKNGKQAMVLFSLSVTGMNQGLLISNRQSRSQRTTDPSGDPREETEVRGTQSRRAQKESGEEKKCCKCKPIDADTIDIYARAVFPFTFAVVNVIYWVAYTM encoded by the exons ATGGATGGATTGAGTTTCTCCGTGACGATCTTCTGGTTTGTGTTCATCGGGGGGAACAGAATGAGCAG GGCCATGCTGAGTGATATCGGTGACTATGTTGGCACAGACATTGAAATATCCTGGTTGCCTAATCTGGATGATCTGATGAAAGGTTATGCTCGAAACTTTCGGCCAGGGATCGGAG GACCCCCAGTGAATGTCTCCATGGCTATTGAAGTAGCCAGTATCGACCATATCTCAGAAGCCAACATG GAATACACCATGACAGTATTTCTGCGGCAGAGTTGGAGAGATGACCGTCTGTCCTACAACCACACGAACAAAACGCTGGGCCTGGACAGCCGCTTCGTAGACAAACTCTGGGTGCCAGACACATTCATTGTTAACGCCAAATCAGCCTGGTTTCATGATGTTACTGTGGAGAACAAACTCATACGTCTGCAGCCTGATGGAGTCATTCTCTACAGCAGTCG AATTACATCTACAGTTGCATGTGATATGGACCTCACCAAATACCCCATGGATGAACAGGAATGCATGCTGGACTTGGAAAGCT ACGGCTACTCTTCAGAGGACATTGTGTATCACTGGTCAGAGAGTCAGAAAATCATTCATGGGCTGGACAAACTGGAGCTGTCCCAGTTCACCATCACAGATTATCGCTTTGTCACGGAGCTGCTGAACTTTAAATCCG CCGGGAGATTTCCACGTCTCAGCTTACGATTCCAACTAAGGCGAAACCGAGGAGTTTACATCATCCAGTCCTACATGCCCTCCATCCTACTGGTTGCCATGTCATGGGTTTCATTCTGGATcagccaatcagctgtgcctGCAAGAGTGTCTTTAG GAATCACAACGGTGCTCACCATGACAACGCTGATGGTCAGCGCTCGTTCATCATTGCCTCGCGCTTCTGCCATTAAAGCTCTGGACGTGTATTTCTGGATCTGCTACGTCTTTGTCTTCGCTGCCTTGATCGAATACGCTTTTGCTCACTATAATGCAGACTACAGCAAAAAGGAGAAAGCCAAAGTCAAGACGAATAAAAACACAGAG ACCATGGTGAAAAATGGGAAGCAGGCCATGGTTCTCTTTTCGCTCTCTGTGACTGGCATGAACCAGGGCCtgctcatctcaaacaggcAAAGCAGGTCCCAGCGGACCACCGACCCTTCTGGAGATCCGCGCGAAGAGACAGAGGTTCGTGGCACTCAATCCCGTCGGGCGCAGAAGGAAAGCGGTGAAGAGAAGAAATGCTGCAAGTGTAAACCCATTGACGCCGACACCATCGATATCTACGCTCGCGCTGTCTTCCCTTTCACCTTCGCCGTGGTCAATGTCATCTACTGGGTGGCATACACAATGTAA